The following proteins are co-located in the Apium graveolens cultivar Ventura chromosome 5, ASM990537v1, whole genome shotgun sequence genome:
- the LOC141724613 gene encoding uncharacterized protein LOC141724613: protein MTKDSENDSAKSCFSGILRRILCTGSLPTHPSNSDVIPESESIFFGKKNIQVKGQLGTPGVVARLMGLESLPDIKWIPKDAVNFRSRSVRSADYFPQFDHLSQHRRVKRSVSFREIPTFLHQQNEDLFVLCFDEENNNNATGLKMMTSPDEVVGFQDKKNLKRASKSVGGYMKERVVVKKKGNQQNKKNNPEPNRISMKANYILPYYNRSDEVYIRSSPRLKKKRPIKAPNNFCEEVSSGMQHARIRENRRRPTTHVARRMETNSTTGSSSDSSTKTSGNSRKIGLNSSAKKYSVTKLENIEYACPINSYKRSNASDDEEAANANQNRKSDGSMKSKEINFYIKNFVHICRLNEEDTESSHDWGWITTETIKFDDLEDICLDFEQHILDMLLQQVVDELRS, encoded by the exons ATGACAAAAGATTCAGAAAACGACAGTGCCAAATCATGTTTCTCTGGTATCCTTCGACGGATTTTATGCACGGGAAGCCTTCCCACCCATCCATCCAATTCTGATGTCATCCCGGAATCCGAGAGTATATTCTTCGGAAAGAAAAATATTCAAGTTAAAGGTCAGCTGGGTACCCCAGGAGTTGTAGCAAGACTGATGGGACTTGAGTCATTGCCAGATATCAAATGGATTCCTAAAGATGCAGTCAATTTTCGAAGCAGATCAGTCAGGTCTGCAGATTACTTCCCACAATTTGATCATTTATCACAGCATCGAAGAGTCAAAAGATCAGTGTCCTTCCGTGAGATTCCAACATTTTTGCATCAACAAAATGAAGATCTTTTTGTGCTTTGTTTTGACGAAGAAAACAACAATAATGCAACGGGATTAAAGATGATGACAAGTCCAGATGAGGTGGTGGGATTTCAAGACAAGAAGAACCTAAAGAGAGCTAGTAAAAGTGTTGGCGGATATATGAAGGAAAGAGTAGTGGTGAAAAAGAAAGGAAAtcaacaaaacaagaaaaataATCCTGAACCAAACAGAATTTCTATGAAAGCCAATTATATATTGCCCTACTACAACAGATCAGATGAAGTTTATATAAGATCAAGCCCAAGATTAAAGAAAAAAAGGCCAATCAAGGCACCAAATAATTTTTGTGAAGAGGTCTCTAGTGGAATGCAGCATGCAAGGATAAGAGAAAATAGAAGAAGGCCCACCACTCATGTTGCACGACGAATGGAAACTAACTCAACTACTGGTTCAAGCTCAGATTCATCGACCAAGACATCAG GAAATTCAAGGAAGATAGGTCTAAATTCAAGTGCCAAGAAGTATTCTGTAACAAAACTTGAGAACATTGAGTATGCATGTCCAATTAATTCCTATAAAAGATCAAATGCCAGTGACGATGAAGAAGCTGCAAATGCAAATCAGAATAGAAAAAGTGATGGTTCGATGAAAAGTAAGGAGATCAATTTTTACATCAAGAATTTCGTTCATATTTGTAGGTTAAATGAAGAAGATACGGAAAGTTCTCACGATTGGGGATGGATAACGACAGAAACTATAAAATTTGATGATCTTGAAGATATATGTTTAGACTTTGAACAACATATCCTTGATATGTTGCTGCAACAGGTGGTAGATGAACTTCGTTCGTAA